Proteins encoded by one window of Lathyrus oleraceus cultivar Zhongwan6 chromosome 1, CAAS_Psat_ZW6_1.0, whole genome shotgun sequence:
- the LOC127113766 gene encoding uncharacterized protein LOC127113766 translates to MKKWVGTHTCGRVLNNSSATSKWVAKTVAAKMASLDGVKIRDIVSGIKSNFSIGVTMGMEWKAKQIAKALIEDGLKKGFTTSYMSFIGVDGCHLKTKYGWTLLIAVGRDLNYQYYPIAFGVCETETKESWRWFLTLLLENIGQEKRWIFISDQQKVLIHVFEELFERVEHKLCFRHLYANFKKSFGGGTQIRDLMMDAEKATYIQVWDAKMKELKELNVFWELVGIPCKQPVVALGFRNQSPGDCVDGYYSKDTYEKCYGYNVSPIKGQDMWSEVDMEDMLPPSYKRGLGQRKKLRRREPDEDPNKRKLKKTIIGQGQTQTATQEQTQPTEAQTATQEQTQPTEAQTATQEQTQPTEAQTATQEEPQPNETQIDVDPEFEMLATNLKKKTYKPKVARKLELRISGRTRVLRCKNLKREGSNQSQPMDVDKAP, encoded by the exons ATGAAGAAATGGGTTGGAACACACACGTGTGGTAGGGTATTGAATAATAGTTCTGCCACTTCTAAGTGGGTTGCAAAAACGGTGGCGGCTAAGATGGCATCTTTAGATGGTGTTAAGATTCGTGATATTGTCTCTGGGATTAAGAGTAACTTCTCTATTGGTGTAACTATGGGCATGGAATGGAAGGCCAAACAAATTGCCAAAGCTCTTATTGAAG ATGGGCTTAAGAAAGGCTTCACAACATCTTATATGTCATTCATTGGAGTTGATGGATGTCATCTTAAGACTAAGTATGGATGGACTCTTCTTATTGCAGTTGGTAGAGATCTAAATTACCAATATTATCCCATAGCTTTTGGTGTATGTGAAACTGAAACAAAGGAATCATGGAGGTGGTTTCTTACCTTGCTTTTGGAGAACATTGGTCAAGAAAAGAGGTGGATTTTCATCTCTGACCAACAAAAG GTTTTGATCCATGTCTTTGAAGAATTGTTTGAGAGGGTAGAACACAAACTTTGTTTTAGGCATTTATATGCCAATTTCAAAAAGAGTTTTGGTGGAGGGACACAAATTAGAGACTTAATGATGGATGCTGAAAAAGCCACATATATCCAAGTCTGGGATGCTAAGATGAAAGAATTGAAGGAGCTCAATGT CTTTTGGGAACTAGTGGGCATTCCTTGTAAACAGCCAGTCGTTGCATTAGGTTTTAGGAACCAATCTCCTGGAGATTGTGTTGATGGCTATTATTCCAAAGATACTTATGAGAAATGTTATGGTTATAATGTAAGTCCTATAAAGGGACAAGACATGTGGTCGGAGGTTGACATGGAAGACATGTTGCCTCCATCATATAAAAGAGGACTTGGACAACGAAAGAAGCTGAGGAGAAGGGAACCTGATGAGGACCCTAATAAG AGAAAACTAAAGAAAACAATAATAGGACAAGGACAAACTCAAACTGCAACACAAGAACAAACTCAACCCACCGAAGCTCAAACTGCAACACAAGAACAAACTCAACCTACTGAAGCTCAAACTGCAACACAAGAACAAACTCAACCTACTGAAGCTCAAACTGCAACACAGGAAGAACCACAACCTAATGAAACTCAAATTGATGTTGACCCTGAGTTTGAAATGCTTGCTACAAATCTT AAAAAGAAGACATACAAACCAAAAGTTGCAAGAAAATTGGAGTTGAGGATAAGTGGCAGGACAAGGGTCCTAAGATGCAAAAACCTAAAAAGAGAAGGAAGTAATCAATCACAACCTATGGATGTGGACAAGGCTCCATAA